One Antarctobacter heliothermus DNA segment encodes these proteins:
- a CDS encoding FAD-binding oxidoreductase — protein sequence MVLAQDCLSELRDLLGPLGCKEGADLPSRNRTDWSFLPPASPLAVLRPATTGEVVHIMRHCHANQITVTPQGGLTGLCGGARPTDGGVALSLERLTGIEDLDPVGMTMTVRAGTPLETVQKAAAEVGLFFPLDLGARGSCTIGGNLSTNAGGNRVIRYGMTRDLVLGIEAVLADGTLLPMLNRMIKNNAGYDLKQLFLGSEGTLGVITRVVLRLYPQPGCTSAALCIVPDYETVLSVLGAARKRLGPLLSAFEVMWADYWHQATDRAGIRAPVAMGKGSHAILIEMQGLDSEIDGTRFDSLLEHLLEEGLVLNGAVAQSLSDITAFWATRDAAAEFANPAVIGPHISFDVGLPVARMDEFARQAKAELLDQLGCHSVFYGHVGDGNLHVVAWKPDADPQPLDAASGIVYRIVGEMDGTVSAEHGIGTLKKPYLPLSRSPSEIALMRQVKQALDPQGLLNPTKIFD from the coding sequence ATGGTGCTGGCACAGGACTGCTTGTCGGAATTGCGCGATCTTCTGGGTCCGTTGGGCTGCAAGGAGGGGGCCGATCTCCCGTCTCGCAACCGCACGGACTGGAGCTTCCTGCCGCCGGCGTCGCCACTGGCGGTGCTGCGTCCTGCCACGACAGGGGAGGTGGTGCATATCATGCGCCACTGTCACGCCAATCAAATCACAGTCACCCCCCAAGGCGGGCTGACCGGGCTTTGCGGCGGCGCTCGCCCGACGGACGGTGGCGTTGCGCTCTCGCTTGAACGGCTCACTGGGATCGAGGATCTGGACCCAGTCGGAATGACGATGACGGTCCGCGCAGGCACGCCGCTGGAAACCGTGCAGAAGGCCGCAGCCGAGGTTGGCCTGTTCTTTCCGCTCGACTTGGGCGCACGTGGCTCCTGTACCATCGGCGGCAACCTGTCGACCAACGCGGGTGGCAACCGAGTGATCCGCTACGGCATGACCCGCGACCTTGTTCTGGGAATCGAGGCGGTGCTGGCCGACGGCACTTTGCTGCCGATGCTGAACCGGATGATCAAGAACAATGCTGGGTACGACCTGAAGCAGCTGTTCCTTGGGTCCGAAGGTACATTGGGTGTTATCACGCGTGTCGTGCTGCGACTTTACCCTCAGCCGGGGTGCACCAGCGCTGCCTTATGCATTGTACCCGACTACGAAACCGTGCTCTCGGTTCTGGGTGCCGCCCGCAAACGTCTCGGCCCGCTGCTTTCGGCATTCGAGGTCATGTGGGCCGACTATTGGCATCAGGCGACCGACCGCGCTGGCATCCGCGCGCCCGTCGCCATGGGGAAGGGCAGTCATGCGATCCTGATCGAAATGCAGGGTCTCGACTCTGAGATCGACGGCACCCGATTCGACTCGCTGCTGGAACACCTGTTGGAGGAAGGCCTCGTGCTTAACGGTGCTGTGGCCCAAAGCCTGAGCGACATCACTGCTTTTTGGGCCACGCGCGATGCGGCGGCGGAGTTCGCCAACCCAGCCGTAATCGGCCCGCATATTAGCTTTGATGTCGGCCTTCCCGTGGCCCGGATGGATGAGTTCGCTCGTCAAGCCAAGGCAGAATTGCTTGACCAACTTGGCTGCCATTCGGTCTTCTACGGCCATGTCGGAGATGGCAACTTGCATGTCGTCGCCTGGAAGCCAGATGCAGATCCGCAACCGCTCGATGCGGCCAGCGGCATCGTCTATCGCATAGTGGGTGAGATGGACGGCACGGTGTCTGCCGAACACGGAATCGGCACGCTGAAAAAGCCGTATTTGCCGCTCAGCCGGAGCCCGTCCGAAATCGCGTTGATGCGGCAGGTCAAGCAGGCGCTTGACCCGCAGGGCCTGCTGAACCCGACCAAGATTTTCGACTGA
- a CDS encoding formylglycine-generating enzyme family protein, which translates to MAAVTSAAPVLMSLRLAGVAVAAVVLGAALLLRGPDPLTRPGPEMAQDPVMLPSGDKLYVQRHEVTVAEWNACHADGGCSIELRARTGLDPVATPATGLSYVDATEYLHWINATTGHGFRLPTASEWSFMAQSVLPDEPDPIFSDPALTWASAYLTEGLAPRGLKLQGSFSTSPEGIADLDGSVWEWTQDCYAGVDAGIDIARCPAFIVGGEHIAAMSYLVRDPARGGCAVGSPPAHLGMRLVSDKPF; encoded by the coding sequence ATGGCCGCCGTCACATCTGCCGCACCTGTTCTGATGTCCCTTCGTCTGGCAGGTGTCGCTGTGGCGGCGGTTGTTCTCGGGGCCGCGCTTTTGCTGCGCGGCCCCGATCCTTTGACCCGCCCCGGTCCCGAAATGGCGCAAGACCCGGTGATGCTGCCCAGCGGGGACAAGTTGTATGTCCAACGCCACGAGGTCACCGTGGCGGAATGGAACGCCTGTCATGCTGATGGCGGCTGTTCGATTGAATTGAGAGCGCGAACAGGGCTTGACCCTGTCGCCACGCCGGCCACCGGGCTGAGCTATGTTGATGCGACCGAATACCTGCACTGGATCAACGCCACCACCGGCCATGGCTTTCGTCTGCCAACCGCGTCGGAATGGAGTTTCATGGCGCAGTCGGTGCTGCCGGACGAGCCTGACCCGATCTTTTCCGATCCCGCGCTGACCTGGGCCTCTGCCTATCTGACAGAGGGACTCGCGCCGCGCGGCCTGAAACTGCAGGGCAGTTTTTCCACGTCGCCTGAGGGGATCGCGGACCTGGATGGCAGCGTCTGGGAATGGACGCAGGACTGTTATGCCGGGGTCGACGCGGGCATCGACATCGCGCGCTGCCCCGCCTTTATCGTGGGGGGAGAGCATATCGCCGCGATGTCTTATCTTGTCCGCGACCCGGCGCGCGGCGGTTGCGCGGTTGGCTCTCCGCCTGCACATCTGGGGATGCGTCTTGTCTCTGATAAGCCGTTCTGA